AGATTGCCTTGCCAATGATGGATTTATCTACACCAGCGGTACAGGTCATTCACATATATTTGCAGAGGAGATATTTTACAGGGCGGGAGGATTTGCCCGTGTGGTGGCAATACTCGACGAGGCGCTGATGCTCCACAAAGACGCTTCTTACAGTACAGAAGTGGAAAGGCAGGAAGGATACGCAGCAAGGCTTCTTGAAGGATTTCCAATATCGGAAAAGGATGTTTTCATCATCTCTTCCAACTCCGGCCGTAACACCGTAAGCATCGAAATGGCGATGATTGCCAAGGAAAAAGGAGCCAAAGTCATTGTTATTACCAACCTCAAACATACCCAATCAGTCGTATCACGACATCCAACAGGAAAAAGACTTTTTGAAATCGCTGACCTGTATTTTGACAATGGCGGAGAAATTGGAGATGCATCCGTGACATTGGAGGGGTTGGATATTAAGGTCGGTGCGACTTCCACGGCTACCGGTGCAGTGATTTTACAGAGTATGATGGTACAGGCCGCCGAAAACCTGATCCAAATGGGTATAAAGCCCGAGGTATTCAGCAGTTCCAATTCGGACGAGGGAGAAGAACACAATGAGGCTTTGATCAAGAAATATAAAGGGATTGTGAAGGGGTTGTGAGAAATTGGTGTGGATTACTGATTTTTTTGTGATAACTTTTGTAATTGTTATAAAATGAAATGAAAACTGACATCATCAAAATAGGTAAATCAAAAGGCATTAAGTTGAGTAAGTCAATTTTGAAGAAATATAACATAGGTGATGAAGTAGAGCTAATATTAGAAAAAGAGCATATAATTATCCGGCCAATTGAGGAACCTAGGAAAAATTGGGGCGAGGCTTATAAGGAAATGCATAAGGAAGGAGACGACAAACTTTTAATGGATGCTGTATTTGAAGATGAAGAATTTGAGGGATGGAATTGAGGTTGTATTGGTTACAGATAGGAACCAGATTTATTAAATTAGAGTAAATGAAATAAGCAATTGTCTCTAAATGAAAAAGATTATTGAATTTTTTGATTCAAAT
This window of the Aquiflexum balticum DSM 16537 genome carries:
- a CDS encoding AbrB/MazE/SpoVT family DNA-binding domain-containing protein — its product is MKTDIIKIGKSKGIKLSKSILKKYNIGDEVELILEKEHIIIRPIEEPRKNWGEAYKEMHKEGDDKLLMDAVFEDEEFEGWN
- a CDS encoding sugar isomerase domain-containing protein; this encodes MKAYQRYFEQVQTKLKIVFNQTEKIEQAAKWIADCLANDGFIYTSGTGHSHIFAEEIFYRAGGFARVVAILDEALMLHKDASYSTEVERQEGYAARLLEGFPISEKDVFIISSNSGRNTVSIEMAMIAKEKGAKVIVITNLKHTQSVVSRHPTGKRLFEIADLYFDNGGEIGDASVTLEGLDIKVGATSTATGAVILQSMMVQAAENLIQMGIKPEVFSSSNSDEGEEHNEALIKKYKGIVKGL